A single window of Thalassoroseus pseudoceratinae DNA harbors:
- the cas8a1 gene encoding type I-MYXAN CRISPR-associated Cas8a1/Cmx1, whose amino-acid sequence MAVTKTKKPKPSPDLTFDLFAPGMTPLHRAGLGGLAATLVAMERRNKLGLISAEARPGDWSDHKPPWTLESDRLTLHFGEPQQAGDYLRKLFTFAFAIKDKLIDLPGTYRDESNRAVRAELQHGLTLTFLQFGPHRKLDTATMQSFDVDGDGSAAVVVGLRACQSYLHQDAIKRLKLLDKRERIVWKATETPSAFNPGAVVRHNAYGSDTRIEELPPAGIAACFALVGCLSLAVNRGLGVLLIPNVDDLEKFAKARPRMTPTTLRECRVAGTSDAALQAQTRLRARGVMQRHGLSGFDVMRLRPTQWNEKQKTRVATVNVPNGNDLVLSRFDLVLRHLPPRTYAYAESVVRSRGRSKRTQGTVYVWRWTDSIVRPLVADNLASGRRWYTGFTRLMTERDSSHHPNHERVSYEAEGLYAMINEDQHQMTEENERVFIAAIHQAISNQLGKIKSETLGRGANANAPLSQAVKNRWNNFMNRLRLSLINAKTEIQVRGAINLLLIRGGWIEGIKNEEGLNHVHHLIFHDDWQRLRDLTMLAVASHTSRVEKDSSENSAET is encoded by the coding sequence ATGGCTGTAACCAAGACCAAGAAACCGAAGCCGTCTCCGGACTTGACGTTCGACCTGTTTGCTCCCGGCATGACTCCCTTGCATCGAGCAGGTCTAGGAGGGTTGGCCGCAACGCTCGTTGCAATGGAACGGCGGAACAAACTCGGTCTGATCTCTGCGGAAGCTCGACCGGGCGATTGGTCCGATCACAAGCCTCCCTGGACGCTAGAATCCGATCGTTTGACACTACACTTCGGCGAACCTCAGCAAGCCGGTGATTACCTCCGGAAATTGTTCACGTTCGCCTTCGCCATCAAAGACAAACTGATCGACCTGCCGGGCACCTACCGAGACGAATCGAATCGCGCCGTGCGAGCAGAGTTGCAACATGGGCTGACTCTGACTTTTCTACAATTTGGTCCGCATCGCAAACTCGATACAGCGACAATGCAATCCTTCGATGTCGATGGTGACGGAAGTGCAGCCGTTGTCGTCGGACTCCGGGCGTGTCAGTCGTATCTGCATCAAGATGCGATCAAACGATTGAAACTTTTGGACAAGCGAGAACGCATTGTCTGGAAGGCGACCGAGACCCCCAGCGCGTTTAATCCGGGAGCCGTTGTCCGTCATAACGCTTATGGCTCTGATACCCGGATCGAAGAGCTTCCGCCTGCGGGCATCGCGGCCTGCTTCGCTCTCGTGGGCTGTCTCTCGCTCGCCGTCAATCGAGGTTTGGGGGTCTTGTTAATTCCAAATGTCGACGATCTGGAGAAATTTGCCAAGGCCCGGCCAAGGATGACACCGACGACGCTTCGGGAATGTCGCGTCGCGGGTACCAGCGATGCTGCCTTACAAGCTCAAACGCGACTTCGTGCTCGAGGAGTCATGCAGCGGCACGGCTTGAGCGGATTCGACGTTATGCGTCTCCGTCCAACACAATGGAACGAGAAACAAAAAACACGTGTGGCGACGGTGAATGTTCCTAATGGCAACGATTTAGTTCTAAGTCGATTCGATTTGGTATTGCGACATCTTCCACCGCGGACTTACGCCTATGCCGAATCGGTGGTCCGCAGCCGCGGACGCAGCAAACGGACTCAAGGAACGGTGTATGTCTGGCGGTGGACGGATAGCATCGTCCGACCTTTAGTGGCCGATAACCTCGCATCCGGTCGTCGCTGGTACACCGGATTCACAAGATTGATGACTGAACGGGATAGTTCCCATCACCCCAACCACGAACGAGTTTCTTATGAAGCGGAAGGTCTCTATGCCATGATCAACGAAGACCAACATCAAATGACCGAAGAGAATGAGCGAGTTTTTATCGCCGCTATTCATCAAGCTATTTCAAATCAACTTGGCAAAATCAAGTCTGAGACGCTTGGACGAGGAGCCAACGCGAATGCACCACTTTCACAAGCGGTTAAGAATCGATGGAACAACTTCATGAACCGTCTGCGATTGTCCTTGATCAATGCAAAAACAGAAATACAAGTGCGTGGAGCTATCAACCTACTACTCATTCGAGGTGGCTGGATCGAGGGCATCAAGAATGAAGAAGGTCTCAACCATGTTCATCACTTGATCTTTCACGACGATTGGCAGCGGCTTCGTGATCTCACCATGCTCGCAGTTGCAAGCCATACCTCACGCGTTGAGAAAGATTCTTCCGAGAACTCTGCTGAAACTTAA
- a CDS encoding site-specific integrase: protein MSRPNKPWFRKSNKRWYVWFEGKQVNLGPDRQAAFQRFHELMAQPKRSRSAPKTTTISLPEVVDAFLDWVQRHRAADTYEWYRYRLKRLCQAYPKLVAHQLRPYHVEDWVSGYELSTTSRRNYFRSAKRCFKWARKQGYLTENPIADLEVPSAEEKEMLVEPDEFARLLSFVRNPQLRDLITVTWETGCRPQESLKVEARHVDVTNQRWVWCYVPGRTEEGISGVCCSLALP from the coding sequence ATGTCACGTCCGAACAAACCGTGGTTTCGTAAGTCCAACAAGCGTTGGTACGTCTGGTTCGAAGGCAAGCAGGTCAATCTAGGGCCTGATCGCCAAGCCGCTTTCCAGCGGTTCCACGAGTTGATGGCTCAGCCAAAGCGGAGCCGATCTGCCCCCAAGACGACCACCATCTCGCTGCCCGAAGTCGTCGATGCATTCCTGGATTGGGTCCAGCGACATCGGGCGGCCGACACTTACGAGTGGTATCGCTACCGTCTAAAACGACTCTGTCAGGCATACCCGAAGCTGGTGGCTCATCAGCTGCGGCCGTACCACGTCGAAGATTGGGTCAGCGGCTACGAACTGTCGACCACGTCTCGGCGGAACTACTTCCGCTCGGCGAAGCGGTGTTTCAAGTGGGCCAGGAAACAGGGCTACCTCACGGAAAATCCGATTGCCGATCTGGAAGTGCCCAGCGCCGAAGAAAAGGAAATGCTGGTTGAACCGGACGAATTCGCTCGACTGCTTTCGTTCGTCCGCAATCCGCAGCTACGAGACTTGATAACGGTCACGTGGGAGACGGGCTGTCGTCCGCAGGAGTCTTTGAAAGTCGAAGCTCGTCACGTGGACGTCACCAATCAGCGGTGGGTGTGGTGCTACGTCCCCGGCCGTACCGAGGAGGGGATTAGCGGCGTTTGTTGTTCTCTTGCCCTGCCGTGA
- a CDS encoding type I-MYXAN CRISPR-associated endonuclease Cas4/Cas1 — protein MSNRPRSEPNSSITMPQASSAVEPPEDEPLVRVMALHALSYCERLFYLEEVEEIRVADAPVYAGRRLHDDLLPDDEQASERRSWELSSTRWGIFGKVDAARRRDGPWVVYEHKRGRCRRGPNKEPRAWPSDQLQAVAYAVLLEEELGQPVPEARVRYHRDNVTARVAVDEAAREELRQAIQRARELRAQTTRPPVHENERVCTGCSLKVVCLPEEERLEERPHSPTFFPANREGQTLHVVSPKAQVSRSGETLVVRQDDSQRQTVPIRLVDSVVVHGHAQVTTQAIHLCAHHGIGVHWLTAGGRFKASTMNSFGRVQQRLRQYEALSDETTCINLARQLVHAKVESQLRYILRGTRGNESARSAVQTDIERIREAMRKLDSAQSPDTLLGLEGLAAKSYFAGLPQLLSASVPSELHFSGRTKRPPRDRFNCLLGFGYGLLQSAVTRAILAVGLEPSLGFYHRPRSAAHPLVLDLMELFRVPLWDMPLVGSLNRGQWQIEDDFELRPGHVWLSDTGRKKALTLFEQRLEESAKHPHTGQALTYARMLELEVRLLEKEWTGCPGHFAKFRLR, from the coding sequence ATGAGCAATCGACCGCGTTCCGAGCCGAACTCTTCAATAACGATGCCACAGGCTTCATCCGCGGTCGAGCCGCCCGAGGACGAGCCGTTGGTGCGGGTGATGGCGTTGCATGCGCTTTCCTATTGCGAGCGGTTGTTCTATTTGGAGGAAGTCGAAGAGATTCGTGTTGCGGATGCGCCGGTGTATGCCGGCCGACGGCTGCACGACGATCTTCTGCCGGATGACGAGCAGGCAAGCGAACGACGCAGTTGGGAACTCTCCAGCACTCGCTGGGGCATTTTCGGAAAGGTCGATGCGGCTCGTCGGCGGGATGGGCCGTGGGTCGTCTATGAACACAAACGCGGGCGTTGCCGACGCGGACCGAACAAAGAACCGCGGGCATGGCCAAGCGATCAGTTGCAGGCGGTCGCTTACGCCGTGCTGCTCGAAGAAGAACTCGGACAGCCGGTTCCTGAGGCTCGGGTGAGATACCATCGCGACAACGTCACCGCTAGGGTTGCCGTCGATGAGGCTGCTCGCGAGGAACTGCGGCAAGCGATTCAGCGAGCCCGAGAACTGCGAGCACAAACGACCCGACCGCCGGTTCACGAGAACGAACGCGTTTGCACTGGTTGTTCGCTTAAAGTCGTTTGTCTGCCGGAGGAAGAACGCCTGGAAGAGCGTCCGCACTCGCCGACCTTTTTCCCGGCGAATCGCGAAGGGCAAACGCTGCATGTGGTTTCTCCCAAAGCTCAAGTGTCTCGCAGTGGGGAAACTCTGGTCGTGCGTCAGGATGATAGTCAGCGTCAAACCGTCCCGATTCGTCTCGTCGATTCGGTGGTGGTTCACGGTCATGCGCAAGTCACGACGCAAGCGATCCACTTGTGTGCTCATCATGGAATCGGAGTCCACTGGCTAACAGCCGGCGGCCGCTTTAAAGCGTCGACCATGAACTCATTTGGGCGCGTGCAACAACGATTGCGACAGTATGAAGCTTTGTCCGATGAAACGACTTGCATCAACTTGGCTCGACAACTGGTGCACGCCAAAGTCGAGTCGCAACTCCGATACATTCTGCGAGGAACCCGCGGGAATGAATCGGCGCGTTCGGCCGTTCAAACCGACATCGAACGGATTCGTGAAGCGATGCGGAAACTCGATTCCGCTCAATCGCCCGATACGTTGCTGGGATTGGAGGGACTCGCCGCGAAGTCCTATTTCGCCGGTCTCCCGCAATTGCTGAGCGCGTCCGTGCCGTCCGAATTGCACTTCAGCGGTCGCACAAAACGCCCCCCGCGGGACCGGTTCAATTGTCTGCTCGGCTTTGGATACGGCTTGCTGCAATCGGCCGTCACCCGGGCTATTCTGGCAGTCGGTTTGGAGCCGTCATTGGGTTTCTATCACCGTCCACGGTCCGCCGCTCACCCATTGGTGCTGGACTTGATGGAGTTGTTCCGCGTGCCGCTGTGGGACATGCCGCTGGTCGGCAGTCTCAACCGGGGCCAGTGGCAAATCGAAGACGATTTCGAATTGCGTCCTGGACATGTTTGGCTCTCCGACACCGGCCGCAAGAAAGCCCTCACACTCTTCGAACAGCGACTCGAAGAATCCGCCAAGCATCCTCATACCGGGCAGGCCCTCACATATGCTCGGATGTTGGAACTTGAAGTCCGCTTGCTAGAGAAAGAGTGGACCGGTTGCCCCGGCCACTTCGCGAAATTCCGCCTTCGCTAG
- a CDS encoding helix-turn-helix transcriptional regulator, translating into MTDSQPLRRQWNLLMRLNALRFGATVGELAADLEISQKTIRRDLETLQAVGFPLEPVEESHGRKRWRLDGELHSPGLTFSLEEVAALHLGRRFLEPLAGTVFWDGSQKAFRKIRSALGNQALRYLEKMAWAFHRTTLGQCDYADQAELIDRLMIGIEDRKITFVTYRSVHATEPVTYELYPYGLVSHRQALYLVAFAPDRREIRHYKVNRMHDVEVQALPFNKPADFHLATYFEQTFGVYHDGSEPTQVRVRFLSTAVRYLEEHRWHPTQQITRQRDGSVIAEFHLAATEEFKSWVQSFGAQAIVLTPERLREKIQAELRKLLQLYESKSDRPQTSNAKSRR; encoded by the coding sequence ATGACAGATTCGCAACCGCTTCGGCGACAGTGGAACCTGCTCATGCGGCTGAATGCGTTGCGGTTTGGGGCGACGGTCGGCGAATTGGCTGCAGACCTGGAAATCTCGCAGAAAACGATCCGTCGGGATTTGGAAACGCTGCAAGCCGTAGGGTTTCCGCTGGAACCGGTGGAAGAATCACATGGCCGCAAACGCTGGCGATTGGACGGCGAGTTGCATTCGCCGGGTCTGACATTCTCGCTGGAGGAAGTCGCGGCTTTGCACTTGGGGCGGCGATTTCTGGAACCGCTCGCTGGAACGGTGTTCTGGGACGGCTCGCAGAAAGCGTTTCGCAAAATTCGTTCTGCGTTGGGCAATCAAGCGCTCAGGTACCTGGAAAAGATGGCGTGGGCGTTTCACCGCACGACCCTCGGCCAGTGTGATTATGCCGACCAGGCGGAACTCATCGATCGGCTAATGATCGGCATTGAAGATCGCAAAATCACTTTCGTCACGTATCGATCGGTGCATGCAACCGAACCGGTCACCTACGAGTTGTACCCGTACGGATTAGTGTCGCATCGGCAGGCGCTTTACCTGGTCGCCTTTGCCCCCGACCGCCGAGAGATCCGCCACTACAAAGTTAACCGCATGCACGATGTCGAGGTGCAAGCCTTGCCGTTCAATAAGCCGGCGGATTTTCATCTGGCAACGTACTTTGAACAAACCTTTGGAGTGTATCACGACGGCAGCGAACCCACCCAAGTTCGAGTGCGTTTTCTCTCCACCGCCGTGCGATACCTCGAAGAGCACCGTTGGCACCCGACGCAACAAATCACGCGGCAACGCGACGGCAGCGTCATCGCCGAATTTCACTTGGCAGCGACCGAGGAATTCAAAAGCTGGGTGCAAAGCTTCGGCGCCCAAGCCATCGTACTCACACCAGAACGACTTCGGGAAAAGATACAGGCTGAGCTCCGAAAACTTCTGCAGTTGTATGAATCAAAATCGGATCGTCCCCAAACTAGCAACGCGAAAAGTCGTCGCTGA
- the cas5 gene encoding type I-MYXAN CRISPR-associated protein Cas5/Cmx5/DevS: MLGLYVTVPVACFRKGFAREFLETEILPPPSTCYGFLLSLVGESDRQHHVGCRVTAALIAREPQTSTVLRTVWRLKHRDREPGASGNMRPDFQQLLTGLELAIWIDSAEELGNEPSLEERVATGLKSPESIQRYGGLSLGESTHLVNDLRRIEDCSSLKSNQVTVQMFAVAERGRLTFPVWVDHVGSAQTRYVTGQLTEQPAMTPPDRNRMPQICP; encoded by the coding sequence ATGCTCGGCCTCTATGTCACCGTGCCCGTGGCCTGCTTTCGGAAAGGGTTCGCACGTGAGTTCCTAGAAACCGAAATTCTCCCGCCGCCATCAACTTGTTATGGATTCCTGCTATCTCTCGTGGGGGAGTCCGATCGGCAACATCATGTCGGTTGCCGCGTGACCGCTGCTTTGATTGCTCGTGAGCCGCAAACGAGCACGGTGCTCCGCACGGTCTGGCGGCTCAAACATCGGGATCGCGAACCGGGAGCATCCGGCAATATGCGGCCGGACTTCCAGCAGCTTTTGACCGGATTGGAACTTGCCATCTGGATCGATTCGGCTGAGGAATTGGGGAACGAACCGAGTTTGGAGGAACGCGTCGCGACGGGATTGAAATCTCCTGAATCGATCCAACGCTACGGCGGCTTGAGCCTCGGCGAAAGTACACATCTAGTCAATGATCTTCGCCGAATCGAAGATTGTTCGTCTCTGAAATCGAATCAGGTGACCGTTCAGATGTTCGCAGTCGCCGAACGTGGGCGGCTGACTTTCCCGGTATGGGTCGATCACGTGGGATCGGCGCAGACGCGGTATGTCACCGGCCAGCTCACTGAACAACCAGCGATGACGCCACCAGATCGAAATCGAATGCCTCAAATCTGTCCCTGA
- a CDS encoding type II toxin-antitoxin system RelE/ParE family toxin → MSFRVIVLPQAKGEVLRNAQWWAEHHSAEQAAHWLDTVETQLESLRDFPESHSLSIENDKFSYEIREKLVGLGSRPRYRAVFTIKGDEVFVLTVRAAEQDRLTPDEITFDG, encoded by the coding sequence ATGAGCTTTCGCGTCATCGTTCTTCCCCAGGCCAAGGGTGAAGTTTTACGCAACGCCCAATGGTGGGCTGAGCACCATTCGGCCGAGCAGGCGGCGCACTGGCTGGATACGGTGGAAACGCAGCTGGAATCTCTGCGTGATTTCCCGGAGAGCCATTCGCTATCCATCGAGAATGACAAGTTTTCGTATGAGATTCGCGAGAAGCTGGTCGGGCTCGGTTCACGTCCCCGCTATCGTGCCGTGTTTACGATCAAGGGCGACGAAGTCTTTGTGCTCACCGTCCGAGCGGCCGAGCAAGATCGGTTGACGCCGGATGAAATTACGTTTGATGGTTAG
- the cas7i gene encoding type I-B CRISPR-associated protein Cas7/Cst2/DevR — protein MTLHVFANIVTSYGTAGNNRGETEGNTTTLQKLIWQGQPHTTVSAEAIRFALRRLLADKEEAGTNRTWNEVTRKNDWQDAEFKDWGADSAGFIDDDLLGFMSAEAAKEENTKGSANVRRAVLEMTRAVSLTPWTGDVVFNAASPRATASAAKGDGDNPVPYMAEIHATRYQYGLAMTPAALQKPSRAAKALEAVGELGTVAGNHARFLFDFAPDAIVIRLTNDPAPRLLYCFEPAEGGKTVRVSPLTKKMEAGDIRPDELIVGVSDLNAPLVDSLRIAGVTEIHGVRNAVELAARRINEHSGVKG, from the coding sequence ATGACGCTACATGTTTTCGCCAACATTGTCACTAGTTACGGTACCGCGGGGAACAACCGCGGTGAGACCGAAGGTAACACCACCACGCTGCAAAAACTCATTTGGCAGGGGCAGCCGCACACGACTGTCAGTGCGGAAGCCATCCGCTTTGCATTGCGGCGACTGCTAGCCGACAAAGAGGAAGCCGGTACCAATCGGACTTGGAATGAAGTCACTCGCAAGAATGATTGGCAAGATGCCGAATTTAAAGATTGGGGAGCTGATAGCGCCGGCTTTATCGACGACGATTTGCTCGGTTTCATGTCGGCCGAAGCTGCCAAGGAAGAGAATACGAAAGGTTCTGCAAATGTACGGCGGGCCGTTCTGGAAATGACTCGGGCGGTCTCGCTGACTCCCTGGACTGGAGATGTGGTCTTCAATGCAGCATCTCCCCGAGCCACCGCTTCGGCAGCCAAGGGCGACGGTGACAACCCGGTCCCCTATATGGCCGAGATTCACGCCACGCGGTATCAATACGGTTTGGCAATGACACCCGCCGCTCTTCAGAAGCCTTCGCGTGCGGCCAAGGCACTGGAGGCAGTCGGCGAACTTGGCACCGTGGCCGGTAACCATGCTCGCTTTCTCTTCGACTTCGCCCCGGACGCGATCGTCATCCGCTTGACCAACGACCCCGCTCCCCGGTTGCTGTATTGCTTCGAACCAGCGGAAGGCGGAAAAACGGTCCGCGTTTCTCCGCTGACCAAAAAAATGGAAGCGGGCGACATCCGACCCGATGAACTAATCGTCGGTGTTTCCGACTTGAATGCACCGTTAGTCGATTCACTCCGAATAGCAGGCGTGACGGAAATCCACGGGGTCCGTAACGCCGTCGAGCTGGCTGCTCGACGTATCAACGAACATTCCGGTGTGAAAGGATAA
- the cas6 gene encoding type I-MYXAN CRISPR-associated protein Cas6/Cmx6: MSCLDIRFTLTTQKSIPSDHGYFLYSAISRVLPEIHASDGIAVHPITGRQTGGRLMAVMPWSSLTLRVPDGRVGEVLPLAGQSLRIGEATLHVGVPQVAALRPTSALRSRSVTIKLPKPVTDDDFAAAVRRQLDALDVSSQTIITLVKRRTLRIKQREIIGYEVLIEGLTAEESLAVQSEGIGGRRKLGCGVFVPVN, translated from the coding sequence ATGTCATGCCTCGATATTCGTTTCACACTGACAACTCAAAAATCAATTCCGTCAGATCACGGTTACTTTTTGTATTCGGCGATTTCGCGGGTGTTGCCGGAGATTCATGCTAGCGACGGGATCGCGGTGCATCCGATTACGGGTCGGCAGACCGGCGGACGGTTGATGGCGGTGATGCCGTGGAGCAGTCTCACGCTCCGAGTGCCGGACGGGCGTGTCGGAGAAGTGCTGCCGTTGGCGGGGCAGTCGTTGCGGATTGGCGAAGCCACGCTACACGTCGGCGTGCCGCAGGTCGCGGCATTACGACCGACCTCTGCACTTCGCAGCCGATCGGTGACAATCAAACTTCCCAAGCCGGTGACGGACGACGATTTCGCCGCCGCCGTGCGTCGCCAACTCGATGCCCTCGACGTTTCTTCACAGACAATCATCACTCTCGTCAAACGCCGCACCCTTCGAATCAAGCAGCGAGAAATCATCGGTTATGAAGTCCTCATCGAAGGACTCACCGCCGAAGAATCCCTCGCCGTGCAATCCGAAGGCATCGGTGGGAGGCGTAAGTTGGGTTGCGGTGTATTCGTTCCCGTGAATTAG
- the cas3 gene encoding CRISPR-associated helicase Cas3' translates to MDPQRLWAKSQPYHWDDNDPRIHSLYLPQHLRDVYQAATQILDCSGEAQLRALGLDPELWNTRFRQVVLLAAAIHDLGKCGSHFQKMLKDRGRQAIRHEWVTLLIVDHPEWTQWLKPALSNQADWEIVRWAVAGHHPKYGRTAPPNPEDGPAAIRLPLDDSDFTKTVTWLKETFGLDGSPPQETRSVSLTFEPGNGFDQLAEHHYSAEDEFDDFSPDQRRFVAAVKNALIAADVAGSALPKDVPDTEERKNWVAGVLNSATLPNSEQYRRITFQTLHKKNSSCKLESIEESLREFQKQVGSSASRVTLVRAGCGTGKTIAAYWWAAHTCDSRRLFVCYPTTGTATEGFHDYLMDPKLAEIVKTDLVHGRRSVDFRILEADEDRNHVIARIASLDIWRTPVVACTVDTVLGVIQNNRRGLFSWPAIAQAGFVFDEIHSYDDKLFDALLHFLSALRGVPILLMTASLQAHRFEAIQKILQAGGEGLATISGPKSLETAPRYQWRDDIKLKDTKTVDALILEEHARGGKILYVCNTVTEALRTAERLEELSPIVYHSRFRYCDRVEQHRQVVEAFLREKKTPALAICTQVAEMSLDLSATLLVTAQAPVPSLIQRLGRLNRMENPERPRPFVIVESVGRDGKYSSLPYEEDDLKISQEWLETLGSKPISQRDLAEAWESLEMSRSSTEPPRWQSAWLDYGPATPVLELRDGSPTLTIVLEEDWPRLKDPQCAADLVEVAVPMPVRPGNDWQLQDSLGRPVEFNGVAVARSSSYQYDPHRGAQWL, encoded by the coding sequence GTGGATCCACAACGCCTTTGGGCTAAGAGTCAGCCCTATCATTGGGACGATAACGACCCCCGCATTCACTCCCTGTACCTGCCCCAACATTTGCGAGACGTCTATCAGGCGGCCACGCAAATCTTGGACTGTAGCGGAGAAGCTCAACTGCGGGCATTGGGACTTGATCCGGAACTCTGGAACACGCGATTTCGGCAAGTCGTGTTGCTCGCGGCGGCGATTCACGATTTAGGAAAGTGTGGCAGTCATTTTCAGAAGATGTTGAAGGACCGCGGCCGACAAGCGATAAGGCACGAGTGGGTCACGCTGCTGATCGTCGATCATCCCGAGTGGACACAATGGCTGAAGCCCGCCCTCAGCAATCAGGCGGATTGGGAAATTGTACGTTGGGCGGTCGCCGGTCATCATCCGAAGTACGGGCGGACGGCGCCGCCGAATCCCGAAGACGGGCCGGCCGCTATTCGTTTGCCACTCGACGATTCGGATTTCACGAAAACCGTGACTTGGTTGAAAGAAACATTCGGTTTGGACGGCTCACCACCGCAAGAAACGCGTTCCGTTTCACTGACCTTCGAACCGGGAAACGGGTTCGATCAACTGGCAGAGCATCACTATTCGGCGGAAGACGAGTTTGATGACTTCAGCCCCGACCAACGCCGGTTTGTCGCGGCTGTCAAGAACGCTTTGATTGCCGCTGACGTTGCTGGATCGGCCCTTCCTAAAGATGTCCCAGATACCGAAGAACGTAAAAACTGGGTCGCCGGTGTCTTGAATTCTGCCACGCTTCCGAACTCCGAACAGTATCGAAGGATTACCTTTCAAACCCTCCACAAAAAGAACTCGTCGTGCAAATTGGAGTCGATCGAAGAGTCTCTCCGGGAGTTTCAAAAGCAAGTCGGGAGTTCGGCGTCGCGGGTCACGCTGGTCCGGGCCGGTTGTGGGACAGGAAAGACAATCGCCGCCTACTGGTGGGCGGCTCACACTTGCGACAGTCGCCGCCTGTTTGTCTGCTATCCGACCACCGGCACAGCAACTGAGGGGTTCCATGATTATCTGATGGACCCCAAGTTGGCGGAAATCGTGAAAACGGATCTCGTGCATGGTCGCCGATCGGTTGATTTCCGAATCCTCGAAGCAGATGAAGACCGAAACCATGTCATTGCCCGAATTGCCTCCTTGGATATCTGGCGTACTCCGGTGGTCGCCTGCACTGTCGACACTGTGTTGGGGGTGATTCAGAATAATCGCCGTGGCCTGTTCAGTTGGCCGGCGATTGCTCAAGCCGGGTTCGTCTTTGATGAAATTCACAGCTACGATGATAAACTCTTCGACGCCCTCTTGCATTTTCTCTCTGCACTGCGAGGCGTACCGATCCTCTTGATGACGGCGAGCCTGCAAGCCCACCGATTCGAGGCAATTCAAAAAATTCTGCAAGCCGGAGGCGAAGGACTTGCAACCATCTCCGGCCCCAAGAGCTTGGAAACCGCACCGCGGTATCAGTGGCGAGACGACATCAAACTCAAAGACACAAAAACAGTAGATGCTCTTATTCTTGAGGAACATGCCCGCGGCGGAAAAATTCTCTATGTCTGCAATACCGTGACTGAAGCTTTGCGAACGGCTGAAAGATTGGAGGAACTCAGTCCGATTGTTTACCACAGCCGCTTTCGGTATTGCGATCGAGTCGAACAACACCGCCAAGTTGTAGAAGCGTTCCTACGAGAGAAGAAAACTCCCGCTTTGGCAATTTGCACGCAGGTTGCCGAAATGTCACTCGATCTATCGGCGACTCTGCTCGTGACGGCGCAGGCACCGGTGCCGTCATTGATCCAACGCCTTGGTCGTTTGAATCGGATGGAGAATCCCGAGCGGCCGCGACCGTTTGTCATCGTCGAGTCTGTCGGGCGGGACGGTAAATATTCTTCGTTACCCTATGAGGAGGACGATCTCAAAATCAGCCAGGAGTGGTTGGAAACGCTGGGCAGCAAGCCGATCTCCCAACGCGACTTGGCCGAAGCTTGGGAAAGCCTCGAAATGAGCCGGTCATCGACGGAGCCGCCACGTTGGCAAAGTGCTTGGTTGGACTACGGCCCGGCAACACCGGTTCTGGAACTTCGCGATGGCTCGCCGACACTCACGATTGTGCTCGAAGAGGATTGGCCTCGGCTGAAGGACCCTCAGTGTGCTGCGGATTTAGTCGAGGTGGCTGTCCCGATGCCGGTCCGACCGGGAAACGATTGGCAACTTCAGGATTCACTTGGTCGGCCCGTCGAGTTCAACGGCGTGGCTGTCGCCCGTTCGAGCAGTTATCAGTACGATCCTCATCGAGGTGCCCAATGGCTGTAA